The genomic interval AATTATTCCTGTTGGGAGAAGACTCTACCGCCATTGACTTATTCCAGGCGGAAATAGCCGACAAAAAGGAACTCAGTGTTTCTGAGCAATTTGTCCTGGGTGTCCTTAAACAAATTCAGGGTAAATACTTAGAGGGAATCAATGATATTTTAAATCTAAGAAACCGCACTAAGCCAGAAGACTATGAACAATGGCGGCTGTTGCGAGAAAGTCCAGAATATTGGTATGCCCTATTCCCCTTCCCCTATAAGGATATAATCCTAAAGTGGTCGGAGAAAAGAAAAATAAACCCCCTCCTGGTAATAGCCTTAATCCGTCAGGAATCCCGCTTCGAGAAGGATATTAAATCCCCCGCCGGCGCCATCGGCTTGATGCAAATAATGCCCGCCACCGCCCAGTGGATTGCACCGCAAATCAAACTACAACAATACTCCCTCACCCGCCCCGAAGACAATATTCAGATGGGCACATGGTATTTGGCCTATACCCATGATACCTTTAATAATAACTCCCTTTTAGCCATAGCCAGTTATAATGCTGGACCTGGTAATGTTAGTAATTGGATTAGTCGTTATTCCCTTGCCGACTTAGACGAATTCGTGGAAAACATCCCCTTCCCCGAAACCAAAAACTACGTAGAAACCGTCTTTGGCAACTACTGGAATTATTTTCGTCTCTTTCGTGCTACAAATTAGTAAAGACACGGGACCGGGCAGAATCGAACTGCCGGCACAGCGCTTAGGAGGCGCTTGCTCTATCCTACTGAGCTACGGCCCCAAAAGCAAGTTAAGTTTTGTAAACTAATAAATAGTTTATCGAATTTTTGGCGATTTTGCCATACTGTCTGGGTAAATCTGATAAAAGCATCATGAAACCTGCCGTCATCAGTCGTGTTATCCCCAACTCCATTGCCGCCGAAATTGGTTTTGAGGTGGGAGACAAGATTGTCAGTATTAATGGCGTTAAGCCAAGGGATTTGATTGACTACCAATTTTTATGTGCTGACGAATACTTGCAGTTAGAAGTCATAGACAGATGGGGTAACACTCACTTTATAGAGATAGAAAAAGACTATGATGAGGATTTGGGGCTAGAGTTTGAAACGGCGCTTTTTGATGGTTTAATTCAGTGTAATAATAAGTGTCCTTTTTGTTTTATTGACCAGCAGCCGCCTGGCAAAAGGAAAACACTCTATCTCAAGGATGATGATTATCGTCTTAGTTTTCTCTATGGTAGCTACTTGACTTTGACCAATTTGACCCCAAAAGAGTGGGAAAGAATTGAGAAAATGCGTCTTTCTCCTCTTTATGTATCTGTTCATGCTACAGAGCCTGATATAAGGATAAGATTGTTAAAAAATCCTCGGGCAGGAGAGATAAAAAAACAAATAGCCTGGTTCGAAGAAAGACGACTACAAATTCACGCCCAAGTCGTAGTTTGTCCTAATATTAATGACGGGCAACACTTAACCACTACTTTGTTAGATTTGTTTTCTTTCCACAAAGGAGAAATACCCGCAGTAATTAGTGTAGCAGTTGTGCCGGTGGGGTTGACCAAATTTCGGCCACCAGGAGATGAATTAATACCTGTTACCAGGGAAAAAGCAAGGGAAGTCATCCAGCAGGTGCAACAATTACAGATAGAATTTAAGAGAAAATGTGGTTCTAATTTTGCTTGGTTAGCTGATGAATGGTTTTTAATTGCCCAAGAAGAATTGCCCCCAGAATCCCATTATGAAGACTATCCGCAAATCGGCAATGGTGTTGGCTCAATTCGACTTTTCCTCAGGGAGTTTGAAACCATTGCTCGGAAAAGATTGCCCACAAAAATTCCTCAAAAGAAAGAGTTTTTTTGGGTTGTGGGCAATGCAGTAGAAAAGGCCTTCCAACCCCTGGTAGAAATGTTGAATCGAGTAGAAAATCTACAGGTAGAATTAGTGGCTTTGAATAGCATTTATTGGGGTCAAAAAATTACAGTCACAGGATTGCTTACCGGCGAGGATTTATTATTTCATCTGCAGAAGCGTCAGCCTCTAAAAGAGATTATTCTACCCGCAATTATGTTGAAACACGACGAGGATAAATTCCTGGATGACATGACACTAGGAGAATTACAATCTCGCCTGGGGGTTAAAATTCACCCTGTCAGAGACGTCAATCAGTTTTTTGACGTTTGTCTTGGCTGACAATCACTTTTACTTTTTCAGACTAGTCATGTTATTTGTCAGCAATTCCGCCTCGCCACTTGGCTTGGTTGATATTGTTTTTTGGCAATTTTGTCTTTTCTGGCGCCGGCTGTTTTTAAACAAGGAAAAAAACCCCCCACCCCTAGACACCCTCCACTAGACACTTTTAGACGTCTCCCAATACACACTACTTAAATTAATTCACTTTCCCAGTTGATATCCCCCTGCAACTGTTTCCATTTGCTTCTGGCTTTATATTATGTTTTTCCCCAGTCTAATTTCTCTCTCCTGCTATTTGTTATTGTCTACCATTACAAAAAGCTAAAAATCCCCCCCATTATTTTTTCAATTCTACCCCCTTATGATTGCAATGAGCCCTTCACCTACTAGTCTAAATGCCTTTGTCTGCCGTTTTATTTGTTTTATTCAGACAGGCAAAAAACCACCACCCCGCGGGCGTTTTTCACTGGAGACTTTTAGATACTCTTCATTAGCCCCATTGGACATTTTAACTAATTGAACTAATCAGTTTGCCGAGGTGGTAAATTTTGACAACTGTCTCTACCTTCTCCCCCTTACACTATTTTTTTTTTACCCCATTACTTCCCTTGTCTTGCCAGTGGTTGCAGGAAAACAAAAAGAAATCCCCCCTGAAAACTCCCTTTATCCATTTTTATGAGTAATAAGGCAAAAACACTAGTGGAAATAATAATCGGGTTTCGATACTTGTCTTAACTATCAGCAATAATACCCCGATATCCCTTTTGGGCGAGTTATATTGGTTAGTGGTTTTTTCCCTTGTCTGCCATTGGTAAAAAGGCAAAAAAACACCCCACACCTACCCCAACAACTATTCCAGTTAGGAGTTGGCATTTTAGTTTTACCATGTCTGTATCACCTGATAATTACTCTTGTTCAGGTTTCTTAAGGTTTATTATGGATTTAGTATGCCACTTCGAGGTGGGCATTGTGGTTTCCTGATGTCTCTGTTGGCTTATGGCTACTACCAGAGAGGCATTACAGTTACTTTCCCCTGTTGGAAATGAAAAGGCGAAAGACATCCCCTCTCCTCAGCCTTTCCTTGTCTGCTGTTAGTCTGATTATCATATTTGCCTTGCCAATATAATTCCTCTCGTCTTTTTAAATCTCTTTTAAACTTTTAAACTAGTAAGAAACACTCCCCATTCGGCAGACATTTTAATCGGCATGGCATCTAGTAGAAGTATGGATTAATTGTTTGACGTTGGTATCAATCACCAGTGAAAATGTTTTTTACTACTTATCCCATTCTCCCACACTGCCCGATTATACCTCTTGTCCTTGTCGGCTGTTGTCGGCTGTGGCAAGCCAACAAAAATTCTCACCTACCTGCTACACATCCTCTAATGGATACTTTTAGACATTTCGCCTATGCTTTCTCCAGGCTTTATGCTATTTTTTCGCCGGTTTGATTTCTCTTGCTTTTATGAAATTTTCCTAACCTCCTGACGACTATAATCTTTCCCAATTCCCTCACCAGACACCTGTCACTAAACAATTTTAGATATTCCCCAAGACAGTTTAATGGGTTTCCCAGTTGCTACCCTCAACAGCCACCCCATCCTCCTCAAGCTTTGCTAATACTGTTTTTTCCCTTCTTGCTGTTATTGTCTAACTTTACAAAAAAAGCAAAAAATCCACCCCCTATAAGTCTGCCAACCTGCTTTTTTTGAAAAATCTCACCAGTCTGATTATAATTTCCCCCATCTGCCTTTTTGGACAGATAAAAACACTGTCCTTTCTTTGTAGATATTTTAGTCAGTATCACAGTCAAGCCATCTTCTAACAACTGCCTCTATTTCCTTCAGGCATACTATATGTGGTTTCTATTTTCATGACTTCCCCCTGCAGCTAGACAGCCAGTAGACACTTTTTTTATACTCACATACTCTTATATACTCTAGCGGCTACTTTCCAGTGTCTCTATTGCTTTCAGGTATCAGTCTGACTTTTCCCTGCCTACTGTTACTGTCTGCCGTCACAAAAAGGCAAAAAACACACCCAACTCCTTGACAAACGCTATTAGGCAGACTAGAATGGGTCCCCATCTCCCCACCAGCCGTTGCAGACGAGTAAAAAGACATCACATCCTCCACCATTCGGCAGAAACTCTAGTCAGCATAGCAGGTGAGTGGTGGAGTATGAATCAGCCACTTGACGTCTGTTTCCACTGTCTGTTAGCTAGTCTTGACTGGGAGTATAACTTTCCTTGTCGGCTTTTGTCAGCCAAAATGTCCCTAATAACTGTTTCCAGTTTGAGGCTGATTATTCCATGGAAAATCGTATTGCTGGTAAAAATATTTCCCGCAACTGTTTCTCTATTTCGGGAATTTAACTTTCCCTACCACCCGTAGGTAGGAGAAGTGTCTTTAACAATAATTTCTGGTTTTGGATGATTAGACTATGTTTTTCACCAGTTTAACTGCCTTTGTCTGCCGTCGCCTCCTGGGGGGTGAAGGCTATATGGTGTCCGTGTAAGCCTATAGTAAAATTTTTCTAGCAACTTCTACATTTTTCTTGCCAGTTTGACTGCTTCTATCTCCATCTCGGGTGAGAATATTTCTTACAACCCCTTCTCTGTTTCCATAATTCAACTTCCCCTGCCAACCAATATCGGGATATCTCCTACAACTGTTTCTCTGTTTCGGGAATTTAACCCTCCTTGCCAGCAGTGGGAATCTATCTGACAACTGTTTCTCTAGGCTGGGTTTCTTTAGGCTGGTTAGACTACGTTTCGTATGTTTTCTTTAGTAGTTTAATCCTCTTTTCCAGTTTTCAGCTGTCGCCATTGCAGGAAAACAAAGGGAAATATCACCTACCCATCTACCATTTTAAACAAGTCAAAGCCCTCTCACACTTCCCAACAGGGATGTCTATTTCAACCATCGTGTATCGAATAGTGTCTTTTTTTTAGGCTAGTTGTCTTAGAAGTTAGTGATTTTATACCCCCTGCTAGCTATCTGTAAAAAGGCAAATTAGTTTCTTGATATAGCCTCTCTTGACAACTGCCACCCAACACCCCAGCTTGTTTTACCTAATTTTCACCAGGGATATCTCCTAAACATGCTTCTAGTTTTTCCAAGGTGATTAGACTATTCTCTTGGAGAATGTCTCTTGCCGGCAGTAACGGGAAAAACGGGAAAGCAAAAAACACACCCCCAATCAATATCCCTCTACCATTACTAGGAAGATTATATGCCAGTAAAATTTCGTCAGGCATCTGTGGGGATAAGCATATGTTAGAATAGTCACCCCAGTGTCTTACCAGGACAAATTCTCTTGCCAGGTGTTGTAGATTGTTGTAAATTGGAGTGGGAGTCATTTGTCTGATGTTCGTCTCAATCAGTAAAAATGTCGCCAATACCCCTATCCCCCATCCCCCAACTTTCTTACAACCGCTTCTAGTTTTCTCAGGCTGATTAGACTGTTTTTGACAAGTTTAATTCCCCTTACTGGCTGTCGTAAGAAGGCAAAAAACATTCTGACACCATCCAATTCTCCAGTAGGGGTGATAGCCTGATTTAACTGGGGGAGATTGTCATCCACTCCATCACTAACAACCCTAACAACCGCTGCAGTGGCAAAATAACTCAAAATGGCAAAACTTTCCATATCCACCACCATAGCCTGAGACTGTTGGAATAGTCTCTTTTTCTGGCTAGACTCCCACAGTAAAATATCACTAGTAATCCCCCCGACTGTAGAAGCATTTAGTCGTTTAACAAGATAGTTTTTTAGCATCCCATTACAGGGTTTAGTCAGTAACTTTCCTTTTTCCAAATAACAACAACTGTCATAAACCACTACATCTCCCACTGAGTATTCCTTAGACAAACTTCCCGCCAATCCCAGCAATATAACTGGTGTGTTTTTGTCTATATTTGATGTCTCCAAAAAGCGGTATACTGCCTGGATACCTATGGGTATAGGGATGATTCTGTCAGACAGACTCGTATCCCTCAAACCACGTTTTACCGTCTTATATTCTGCTCCATTACAAACTAGAATTATAAAGCTGTCTGTCACTAGCATTGAATAATCAAATGTGGAAATAAAAACAAGTATGCCGCTTTTCATTTATTATCACTTTCCTCATCTTGTCACCTCCCAATAACATCCTTCAGGCAACATAGACACAAACAGACAAAAAAACCCTCAAAACAAATCTTCAAATCTCAGAGGGCAATTGGGCATGGTAGTGGTGATAGACTAGAAACTGATAGAATTTAAGGCCAATCACAAACAATCCCAGTCTGGCAAGAGATAAATTCTTGTGTTTTCTGAGAGTTTCTCCCCAAATCCGACCATGACATTCTACATCTAAAATAGCCTTCCCCAGATTGTCAACGGCGGCGAGGGAAAAATTCTTTTGCCTATATATCATTTCACAGATTATAACTATTTGCCTTACCAAGGAAGCCTCATGGGAGTTGGATAAATCCAGACAGGTGTAGTCGATGAAGGAGGGGTTTAACAGTTGCCACTGATTTAGCCGGAAATCCAAATTATCCAAAGCAATTATCTGTTGTAAATGAGCATCCCTTAGTATAGAACAACAACGAGCATGGGTATAATAGTGGATAAACCGCAATTGTTTCTGTCTACTAACTGTGGCCTTGGCTATGGCAGCAGGGGTGTAGTAATCGGTTATTGCGGAGAGTGAGGTGAGAGTATTCAGCCATTGACTTATAACAGGGGGGTGTAAGGTAAACTTCAACCACCTGTCATTAGACAAAGTAGCCTCTATGTGGAATAGATTATAGTGTTGTTGGCAGAAAAGACAAATTTCCTGGAGGGAAGATAACGGCAAAAAATTACCCAGGGGGGTGTTATAGGTGAAAGAAGTTGTATCCCGGGATAAACAGAGAGAAAAATTAGAGGGAATGTTGGCAGAGGGGAAACACTGGTGAATCAAATCGTAAATAATCCCACTCAAACAGTAGCAGCAGAAGGAATTGGCAACAGTATTAGACATTTCTTGAAGGATACCAGCATTGGCGGCATCACATAGACTCATGATGGCGAGGCGTTGAGGAAGTTTTCGACTACATCAAGGTATTGATTTGGCGCCTCTAACATGGGAAAATGTCCAGTATTAGGTATTTCGTGATAGACAATATTCTTCTTGTTTAAAGCCACTGCCTTTTTGGCAAGAGAGGCGGGTATTATTCTGTCTTTTTCTCCAGAAATCATTAAAGTGGGGATAGAAATCTGGGCAAAACGACGAGGCATTATCTCCACATTTTTCTGATTAACAGAAGAAAAAATAGTGTTAATAGCAGCCTTCTCTTCTGCTAAGAGAAAGTCCTCAAGGAAGCATGAATACATGGGTTTTGGTATAGGCTTATGGAGGAATCTAGACATGAAAATTCTATCAGCAAAAGGGATTTTAAGAAGCCACTGCCCCCTGGATTTTATCACAGAAATACTGGCCCTGTAAAAGAGATTAAAAGTAAGAGGATTATAGGTATAAACACCATTGCAAACTAGAATGGCCTTTTGTACCCTTTCTGGGACAATAGTAAGAAATGTTAGGGCAATAGAAGCTCCCATGGAATGGGCATGAAGATAAACCTTGTCTAAATTAAATGCCTCCAATAGCAAATATAAATCCTCAGCATAATCCTCCAACTCGTAGCCAATAGCAACCCTGTTATTCTCCCTGGAGCGACCAAAACCCCTTAGATCGTATAGTAGACAGTCATAGTCGGGGGCTAATAATTCGGCAATGCTACGCCAGTAACGACAGGAACCTCCCCAACCGTGGAGAAAAACCATCACCGGCTTGGAGGGGAAAGAGTCAGAATAGCCAACCCACTCGTAATAATGATTAACCCCCCGCAGATTAACTAAACCCTTTTGGGATGAAAATGACATGACCCCTTTCACATCACCTTGTCTACCATCCAGCTTACCGTGTATGGAGGAGGAAAATGTTTAATAGAGCTGGGGGAAAAGGGGAGGAAAGGGGCTACAATAGAATTGGGTGAATCTATAAAAGGTTTTGTTGGGGGTAGGGAGAGTGAGAGAAAATATCCCACCCCTTTTTCGGGGGGTTTCTTAGACATTTTTGAGAATTTGCCTGATTAGATTGTCCTTTACCATCATTTGGCGGAAAAGCTCAATCAGATACTCTTGTGCTTCCTCTTTACTCAGTTTTTTCACTTGCTCCTTCAAAACCTGTAACTTAAACTGTTGTTCTAGGGTAAGATTCCCTGATAGTTCCATATGCTATACCTCCATTGAGCCCGTTATTTTTAAGCTAACACATGGATATTAAAACGTCAACTTTGTCAAGTCTTCTGTTCCCTATTTTACATTTTTTAATATTTATTTTACCAAATTTAACAAAAGGGCCAAAAAAAAAGAAACCACCAGGCGTATAATATGCCCCGGGGAGAAGACTGCCCTACTTACGGGCTCGTAGAGAGCGGGTGCGAAAACGATAATAATTTTCGTCTAAACCGTCTCCCTGATAGGCAAGCAGGGGGGGGATTTTTTGCGCCAAAGCCTTTGCCCTTTCTACGGCAGCGGGGTGTGTGCTAAGCCAACTGGGGAAATTATTTTTACCTCGCTGAGCCAACTTATTCATGAAATCAACCATAGCACCAGGGGCATAACCGGCAGCCTGTAGCATTTCCAAACCCAGGCTATCGGCTTCCATTTCGTCTTTGCGGCTATAGGGAAGACTTACGGCAAGAGTGACCCCCAATTGTACCAGTTTGGACTGTTCCAGACCAGCCGCTGTTAACAATCCTTGAGTAATTGCCTGTTGTTGTAGTTTTTTCTGTGAGTGGCGTGCTACTATATGTCCTATTTCATGAGCGATTACACTAGCCAATTGGGCCTCATTGTCTGCGGCAGCAATCAATCCCGTATTGAGGTAGACAAACCCCCCCATGGTGGCAAAGGCGTTGATTTGGGAGTCATCCACCACTTCAAAACTATAGGGCAGGTTTGGTCTTTTACTTACCTTTGCCAGTCGCCAACCTATTTCCCTCACATAGGCATTTAGTTCCGGCTCCTGGTATAATACTATCTTACCCTGGGATAATAGTCCTTCCCGGATGCGACTGCCTATTTCCACCTCTTGTTTCTCGCTGAGGTTGCTGATTTGGATAAACTGAATTCCCCTCAGTATTAACTCTCCCCAGGGTATTGCCCCACTTACTTGAAGGTTAGTGACGACAATACTGACGGCTATGGTGAGAGAGAGGAGACAGTAAAGTAGTCTTCTCCGACACTTTTTCCCCATGGGATTTCCCCCTAAATTTTGGCTTAGCCGACGGATTGTTGACAGTAAAAGTTCCTTTTTTTGCCTATTTTTTATTCATGTACTCATCTACAATCTGGTCTGACCTTTTGTTATTATATTTTGTATTCCTCAAACCCTCTAAATTCACAGAGCCTATCAGGACACTGTTGATGGTGGTTCTAGTATTATAACTCCACTGTTTGAGGGGAGAGGGCAAAAATTTATCCCCATAGGCTATGAAAATAAGGAAATAAACGGGGCCAAATTTCATCAAAGCCACACCTAGGGCCCGCATCAAACTCCCAAAGCCGTTTAAAAAGGATAAATTCAAACCTTGTCTCATCTCTTTTTCTCCCCAAAATCTCTGTCTAATAGGATAACAAAAATTTCTGTTAATTTTCTTAAAATATAATCCCAGCAGGCAGTATGACGAGGGCATAATACGGAGCTAGGAATTAGACTATAGTACTGGTAGTTAACCGCTCCCATTAGGGTATATAATTGTCTGTCAGGAGCGACTGTGGGATGATTTTGTTTTTATACTCTCTCCGCAAAGGTGATGCCTTTCCATGTCTAAACCCAGTGGGAGAAAAAATGTAATCCTGATTGCCGACGACGAGTCTACCAGTAGAAAATACCTCAGTAGGATTCTGAGAAAAGACGGCTATGAGGTGATAGAGGCGGAAAACGGCAAAGAATGCCTAGACTTATCCTCTCATGTAAAGGCGGACATGGTATTGTTGGACGCCCTGATGCCGGTGATGGATGGATTTGAGTGTTGTCGCAGTTTGAGACAATCCCCCTACTATCGAGACATCCCCATTCTAATGATAACAGGATTAGACGACTTTGAATCAGTAAATCAGGCCTATGAGGTAGGCGCCACCGATTTTCTTACTAAACCCATCAATCCCGCAGTACTATGTCGTCGTCTCCGCTATCTGTTAGAAGTGAAAAAGGCAGAAAAAGCCTTAAAAGAAAGTGAGGAAAAGTATCGTCTTTTAGTAGAAAATCTTAAGGAGGTAATATTCTACGCCGACAGAGAGGGGAATTTAACATTTCTCAATCCTGCCTGGGAAGAATTAACTAGTCTACCTCCAGAATCTTGTCTGGGTAAACCCCTTTTGATTTATATTTACCCCGAGGATCAAAAAATCTATAAAAACTATTGGAAATGCCTCCTTCAAGCCGAGGAAAACACCCCCCCAAAAAGATGCCAAGTGCGGTATGTAAAACCCAATGGCAATTTTGGCTGGATGCGCATTTCTGCCTCTCCTATTATCACTAACGGGGAAATTGTCGGTATTTCTGGGACAATTAATGACATCACTGACAGAAAAAGAATTGAACTATATCAGGCTGTTGAAAGGGATGTAATTAAAATCCTTGCCGAGGCGGAAACCCAGGAGGAAGGAATCGAAAAAATTTTGGAAAATCTGGCCGAAAATATAGGAGCAGAAATCGCTGATTATTGGGAATTAAAACCAGAGGCTAATCTAATATATCCGCAGAATCTCTGGCACATTAATGAGCCAGAAATATTAGAGGTGGTAAAAAAAAGAGAGGAAGAAGTAAAGCCAATCCCCTGGGAAAAATGGGATTTAAATTACGATGAAAGGGAACTAGATGAGCAAAAATTGTTGTGTTATCCCAACTGTAAGAAGATAAGACTGGTGTTTCTATTTACCGTTAAAAGTGGGGAAGAAAATATAGGATTAATGGCGTTTTACTCCCGCAGACCCATAGAATATGACTACGAACTGTTGAAGGACATAGCTAAACTTGGGAATCAAATTGGACAGTTTGTCAAAAGAAAACGGGCAGAAGAAGAACTAAAGGCTACTAATTTGTTATTACAATCGGAACTACAAATTGCCTCAGAGTATGTGTTGTCACTACTACCATCTCCGGAAAAACAGGGCATTAGGGTGGAACAAAAATTTATCCCCTGTGCTAAACTGGGGGGGGACATTTTCGACTATTATTGGTTGGACGAGGAAACATTTGTAGTTTACTTGTTAGATGTGGCAGGACATGGGATTCATTCCGCCTTGTTGTCCGTGTCCGTGTTAAACTTAGTACGAAACAACTCACTGTATAATACAGATCCCTATCTGCCCTGGACGATTTTAGAGGAATTGAATAGACTCTTCCAAATAGACGGAGAACGCCCCAACTATTTTACCATATGGTATGGAGTCTATAATGTCAACACCAGGGAGTTGGCCTATGCCTCTGCGGGACACCCCCCCGCAGTGTTAATCTATAAGGAGGGGCAACAGTGGCAATACAAGACATTACACACTCCAGGTTTACCCATTGGCATGATTGAAGATGTCCAATTTGAGGAAAGGGTGTGTCAGATTCCTACAAATAGTTTTTTATACGTTTTCAGTGATGGCATTTATGAAATTCCTCAGGAAAACGGCACCGTTTTTGGCTTGACTAATTTTCTTCATCTTTTACTAGAAAATCATGGCAAACACCGGGGAAACCTAGAAAGAATAATAGAACAGGTTAAAGCTATCAATAGGTCCCCCAATTTTAATGATGATTTATCCATCCTAAAACTAATTTTGGACTGAAAAAATCCTCTGCCTCAGAGGCGACAAAACTCGTTCATCTCTAGA from Geminocystis sp. M7585_C2015_104 carries:
- a CDS encoding TIGR03279 family radical SAM protein, which codes for MKPAVISRVIPNSIAAEIGFEVGDKIVSINGVKPRDLIDYQFLCADEYLQLEVIDRWGNTHFIEIEKDYDEDLGLEFETALFDGLIQCNNKCPFCFIDQQPPGKRKTLYLKDDDYRLSFLYGSYLTLTNLTPKEWERIEKMRLSPLYVSVHATEPDIRIRLLKNPRAGEIKKQIAWFEERRLQIHAQVVVCPNINDGQHLTTTLLDLFSFHKGEIPAVISVAVVPVGLTKFRPPGDELIPVTREKAREVIQQVQQLQIEFKRKCGSNFAWLADEWFLIAQEELPPESHYEDYPQIGNGVGSIRLFLREFETIARKRLPTKIPQKKEFFWVVGNAVEKAFQPLVEMLNRVENLQVELVALNSIYWGQKITVTGLLTGEDLLFHLQKRQPLKEIILPAIMLKHDEDKFLDDMTLGELQSRLGVKIHPVRDVNQFFDVCLG
- a CDS encoding alpha/beta hydrolase — encoded protein: MSFSSQKGLVNLRGVNHYYEWVGYSDSFPSKPVMVFLHGWGGSCRYWRSIAELLAPDYDCLLYDLRGFGRSRENNRVAIGYELEDYAEDLYLLLEAFNLDKVYLHAHSMGASIALTFLTIVPERVQKAILVCNGVYTYNPLTFNLFYRASISVIKSRGQWLLKIPFADRIFMSRFLHKPIPKPMYSCFLEDFLLAEEKAAINTIFSSVNQKNVEIMPRRFAQISIPTLMISGEKDRIIPASLAKKAVALNKKNIVYHEIPNTGHFPMLEAPNQYLDVVENFLNASPS
- a CDS encoding NblA/ycf18 family protein; the encoded protein is MELSGNLTLEQQFKLQVLKEQVKKLSKEEAQEYLIELFRQMMVKDNLIRQILKNV
- a CDS encoding M48 family metalloprotease; this translates as MGKKCRRRLLYCLLSLTIAVSIVVTNLQVSGAIPWGELILRGIQFIQISNLSEKQEVEIGSRIREGLLSQGKIVLYQEPELNAYVREIGWRLAKVSKRPNLPYSFEVVDDSQINAFATMGGFVYLNTGLIAAADNEAQLASVIAHEIGHIVARHSQKKLQQQAITQGLLTAAGLEQSKLVQLGVTLAVSLPYSRKDEMEADSLGLEMLQAAGYAPGAMVDFMNKLAQRGKNNFPSWLSTHPAAVERAKALAQKIPPLLAYQGDGLDENYYRFRTRSLRARK
- a CDS encoding SpoIIE family protein phosphatase; the encoded protein is MSKPSGRKNVILIADDESTSRKYLSRILRKDGYEVIEAENGKECLDLSSHVKADMVLLDALMPVMDGFECCRSLRQSPYYRDIPILMITGLDDFESVNQAYEVGATDFLTKPINPAVLCRRLRYLLEVKKAEKALKESEEKYRLLVENLKEVIFYADREGNLTFLNPAWEELTSLPPESCLGKPLLIYIYPEDQKIYKNYWKCLLQAEENTPPKRCQVRYVKPNGNFGWMRISASPIITNGEIVGISGTINDITDRKRIELYQAVERDVIKILAEAETQEEGIEKILENLAENIGAEIADYWELKPEANLIYPQNLWHINEPEILEVVKKREEEVKPIPWEKWDLNYDERELDEQKLLCYPNCKKIRLVFLFTVKSGEENIGLMAFYSRRPIEYDYELLKDIAKLGNQIGQFVKRKRAEEELKATNLLLQSELQIASEYVLSLLPSPEKQGIRVEQKFIPCAKLGGDIFDYYWLDEETFVVYLLDVAGHGIHSALLSVSVLNLVRNNSLYNTDPYLPWTILEELNRLFQIDGERPNYFTIWYGVYNVNTRELAYASAGHPPAVLIYKEGQQWQYKTLHTPGLPIGMIEDVQFEERVCQIPTNSFLYVFSDGIYEIPQENGTVFGLTNFLHLLLENHGKHRGNLERIIEQVKAINRSPNFNDDLSILKLILD